Proteins found in one Merismopedia glauca CCAP 1448/3 genomic segment:
- the tal gene encoding transaldolase: MTVTANHIQEIEAIGQSIWMDNLSRDIIQSGELKQLIAKRGVLGITSNPAIFEKAIAGNKIYDTDIEAGIKAKKSVLDIYESLIFDDIRNACEIFQPVYKSSNGLDGYISIEVTPTIANDTEKTIAEAKRYYKAIGKENVMIKIPGTKEGLPAVEAVIAAGINVNVTLLFSIQSYVDSAWAYIRGLEARVAKGEDISNISSVASFFLSRIDSHIDAEIDKKLKRASDIVKKAKLEAIKGKVAIANAKIAYQKYKEIIESDRWKALAAKGAKPQRLLWASTSTKNPNYPDVMYVDQLVGPDTVNTLPPNTIEACADHCNVDNRIETDIDKAYALMKTLKDPEIRINIDKVMNDLLIDGIDKFVTPFKSLISSLEDKVNSLAKV, from the coding sequence ATGACAGTCACAGCCAATCATATTCAGGAAATTGAGGCTATCGGGCAAAGTATCTGGATGGACAATCTGAGCCGAGATATCATCCAATCTGGGGAGTTAAAGCAATTAATCGCCAAAAGAGGGGTATTGGGAATTACATCCAATCCAGCCATTTTTGAAAAAGCCATCGCTGGCAACAAAATCTACGATACTGATATCGAGGCTGGGATTAAAGCCAAAAAATCGGTGCTAGATATTTACGAATCTCTAATATTTGACGATATTAGAAATGCTTGTGAGATATTCCAGCCAGTATATAAGTCTAGCAACGGCTTGGATGGCTATATCAGTATCGAAGTTACACCTACTATCGCCAACGATACGGAAAAAACAATCGCCGAAGCAAAACGTTACTATAAAGCGATCGGCAAAGAAAACGTCATGATTAAGATTCCTGGCACTAAAGAAGGGTTGCCAGCAGTAGAAGCCGTCATTGCTGCCGGAATTAACGTCAATGTCACCTTGCTATTTTCCATCCAAAGTTATGTTGATAGCGCTTGGGCATATATTCGCGGTTTAGAAGCTAGAGTCGCTAAGGGAGAAGATATTAGTAACATCTCTTCTGTGGCTAGCTTCTTCCTGAGCCGGATTGATAGCCATATCGATGCCGAAATTGATAAAAAGCTCAAAAGAGCCAGCGATATAGTCAAAAAAGCCAAACTAGAAGCCATTAAAGGCAAAGTCGCCATTGCCAATGCCAAAATCGCCTACCAAAAGTATAAGGAAATTATCGAGAGCGATCGCTGGAAAGCCCTAGCTGCTAAAGGTGCCAAGCCACAACGTCTCCTCTGGGCCAGCACCAGTACCAAAAACCCTAATTATCCTGATGTGATGTACGTCGATCAATTGGTAGGCCCTGATACAGTTAACACCTTACCTCCTAACACCATTGAAGCTTGTGCAGATCACTGCAATGTCGATAATCGGATTGAAACTGATATCGATAAAGCCTACGCCCTCATGAAAACTCTCAAAGACCCTGAGATTAGAATTAACATTGATAAAGTCATGAATGACCTCTTAATTGATGGAATTGACAAATTCGTTACCCCTTTTAAATCCTTGATAAGCTCTTTGGAAGATAAAGTTAATAGCTTGGCAAAAGTCTAG